The following proteins are encoded in a genomic region of Fusarium keratoplasticum isolate Fu6.1 chromosome 9, whole genome shotgun sequence:
- a CDS encoding Formate dehydrogenase: MVKVLAVLYDGGQHAKDVPGLLGTTENELGIRKWLEDQGHTLVTTSDKDREGSKFDEELVDAEIIITTPFHPGYLTAERLAKAKKLKLAVTAGIGSDHVDLNAANKTNGGITVAEVTGSNVVSVAEHVLMTILVLIRNFVPAHEQIERGEWDVAAAAKQEYDLEGKVVGTVAVGRIGERVLRRLKPFDCKELLYYDYQPLSPEKEKEIGCRRVDTLEELLAQCDIVTINCPLHEKTKGLFNKDLIAKMKKGSYLINTARGAIVVKEDVAAALKSGHLAGYGGDVWFPQPAPADHVLRTAKNPFGGGNAMVPHMSGTSLDAQKRYADGTKAIIESYLSGKFDYRPEDLIVHGGDYATKAYGQREKK; the protein is encoded by the exons ATG GTCAAGGTTCTTGCTGTTCTCTACGACGGTGGCCAGCACGCCAAGGAT GTCCCCGGCCTTCTCGGTACCACTGAGAACGAGCTCGGCATCCGCAAGTGGCTCGAGGACCAGGGCCACACCCTCGTCACCACCTCCGACAAGGACCGTGAGGGTTCCAAGttcgacgaggagctcgtcgatgctgagatcatcatcaccactcCCTTCCACCCCGGTTACCTGACCGCCGAGcgcctggccaaggccaagaagctcaagctcgctGTTACTGCTGGTATCGGCTCTGACCATGTCGACctcaacgccgccaacaAGACCAACGGTGGTATCACCGTCGCCGAGGTCACTGGCTCCAACGTCGTCTCCGTCGCTGAGCACGTTCTCATGACCATCCTGGTCCTCATCCGAAACTTCGTTCCCGCCCACGAGCAGATTGAGCGTGGTGAGTGGGATGTcgccgctgctgccaagCAGGAGTACgacctcgagggcaaggttgTCGGTACCGTCGCCGTCGGCCGCATTGGTGAGCGTGTCCTCCGCCGTCTCAAGCCCTTCGACTGCAAGGAGCTTCTCTACTACGACTACCAGCCCCTGTCTcccgagaaggagaaggagattggcTGCCGCCGCGTCGAcaccctcgaggagctcctcgcTCAGTGCGACATTGTCACCATCAACTGCCCTCTCCACGAGAAGACCAAGGGTCTCTTCAACAAGGacctcatcgccaagatgaagaagggtTCTTACCTCATCAACACTGCCCGTGGCGCCATCGTTGTCAAGGAGGacgtcgccgccgccctcaagTCTGGCCACCTCGCCGGCTACGGTGGTGATGTCTGGTTCCCCCAGCCCGCCCCTGCCGACCACGTTCTCCGAACTGCCAAGAACCCcttcggcggcggcaacGCCATGGTCCCCCACATGTCGGGTACCTCCCTGGACGCCCAGAAGCGCTACGCCGACggcaccaaggccatcatcgagaGCTACCTCTCTGGCAAGTTCGACTACCGCCCCGAGGACCTCATCGTCCACGGCGGTGACTACGCCACCAAGGCCTACGGCCAGCGTGAGAAGAAGTAA
- a CDS encoding F-box domain-containing protein has protein sequence MPLSQTIYRSWLGFARCQARISRPGDLARRAVLQQQLVLAHPGGPLRTGSTKIWLADAPAASTVLRMDGKINGDGNKIRELPSLYLQPKTSTFHPFHHHPPWVSSRLAPSLDSGCSPLPASPVMLSLDRLPNEVLHSIASFLHKKYDLAALSRVNRHCYHIASPILWKREVKSDRPGALHWAVEHEDIDLLRRALEAGVDPSRLAYAHRPKPRIDSRHKWWNYHSSYYDDPEWRVDDDDESVDLDPSYVLHDTCDCFESGCDDGIFSDCRWEAIHVAASKGRIDMIEVLLDKGAYIEASSWGLCLCRPHLPMEAFSDSQDIEEEELEDLHGGNWTPLHVAICHGQFETAKFLLSRGASTVIYQGIDFELDPNVWRDEDVAHDSSRFRLTAMHHAAKHDMLDLLRLLVEGKLQENIDAEGPFMGTPLFQAIWYGHWDTAVPYLIEKGANIDTRLIETGLTPLMMACFSRRFDDAAKLIDLGADVNTVSRHRFSILHLILGPGQVRPDEFADPYDPPKPTSKITEIEIIQKFIDKKFDVNARDSLLGMTPLMHASSSCNTDAMKALIDSGADVNALDHEGLSALSRVGEMAEGSAILGLCDAGEMLLDAGASMKDSTEDLTPLNIICARRCEPYFSRDWDHQHANFAALLIERGADPNDKGVTLHRPFTEAVVNGNLSLAQAILENGGRPEKGDLEDLLDKSVQDPYDDGKTEFILSMDYAQYGITRPSDAFLVRLLKLSLEEQLWTRAADLMKAVPTPREMRKGLIFRCLKDQSPTADEPSALIQVLLDQGQDPNELFEDEPPLYYSLKSGSFWRTTPVLVNGGADVHMATKAMPDGAFMYTITHGYQPQTVQILSKHPNVLRDKPERLHRECWSSMIRWVPGILKPTRARYVRAIEPKLNWTFASRLITAGLRTDVKTLDGVDVKEVVELAIPKGVPMGVEGRKVLDALDIPYVEPTIQSEDEQDEDDIEEDYEAGGSDVSEDIDDDSSLSEMDDGYDGFGLFPPFPEDSDEDEDSEEGWQDDDGESDFDDDDDDGLMPIPVPLLFGFLM, from the coding sequence ATGCCACTGTCGCAGACCATTTACAGGAGCTGGTTGGGCTTCGCGAGGTGCCAGGCAAGAATTTCCAGGCCAGGCGATTTGGCGCGACGCGCTgtcttgcagcagcagctcgtGCTCGCCCATCCAGGCGGGCCCCTTCGGACAGGCTCCACTAAAATTTGGTTAGCAGATGCACCTGCTGCATCCACCGTTTTGCGAATGGATGGGAAAATCAACGGCGACGGAAACAAAATCCGAGAGCTCCCCTCACTTTATCTCCAGCCCAAAACATCCACATTCCATCCatttcatcatcaccctccctgggtctcgtctcgcctCGCCCCGTCGCTCGACTCTGGCTGCTCGCCGCTGCCAGCTTCGCCCGTCATGCTGTCGCTGGACCGACTTCCCAATGAGGTGCTGCACAGTATCGCCTCTTTCCTCCACAAGAAGTACGACCTAGCTGCCCTATCGCGCGTCAACCGACACTGCTATCATATTGCGAGCCCCATTCTCTGGAAGCGCGAGGTCAAGTCGGACAGGCCAGGCGCACTACATTGGGCCGTGGAGCATGAAGACATCGATCTATTGCGCCgcgccctcgaggccggTGTTGACCCCTCGCGTCTAGCCTATGCTCACAGGCCCAAGCCACGAATCGATTCGCGTCACAAGTGGTGGAACTATCACAGCTCATATTACGACGATCCCGAATGGcgcgtcgacgacgacgacgagtctGTCGACCTGGACCCATCCTATGTACTACACGATACGTGCGATTGTTTCGAGAGCGGCTGTGACGATGGAATCTTTAGCGACTGTCGATGGGAAGCTATCCATGTCGCCGCTAGCAAAGGGCGCATCGACATGATCGAGGTGCTGCTCGACAAGGGCGCATATATCGAGGCATCCTCCTGGGGACTCTGCCTCTGCCGTCCTCACCTTCCCATGGAGGCCTTTAGCGACTCGCAAGatatcgaggaggaagagcttgaggatctgcATGGTGGAAACTGGACACCTCTGCATGTTGCCATATGCCACGGCCAGTTCGAGACCGCCAAGTTTCTGCTAAGCCGCGGGGCTTCCACCGTCATTTACCAGGGCATCGATTTCGAGCTTGACCCCAACGTCTggcgagatgaagatgttgcCCATGATTCAAGTCGGTTCCGACTCACCGCGATGCATCATGCTGCCAAGCACGACATGCTTGACCTGCTGCGGCTCCTCGTGGAAGGGAAGCTTCAGGAAAACATCGATGCAGAAGGCCCTTTCATGGGAACGCCCCTGTTCCAGGCCATTTGGTATGGACACTGGGACACAGCGGTTCCGTATCTCATCGAGAAAGGCGCCAATATTGACACCAGGCTCATCGAGACGGGATTGACACCGCTTATGATGGCGTGTTTCTCACGTCggtttgatgatgctgccaagctcatcgaccTGGGCGCAGACGTCAACACGGTCTCAAGGCATCGGTTCAGCATTCTTCATCTGATTCTCGGACCTGGCCAAGTTAGACCTGACGAGTTTGCCGATCCTTACGATCCCCCGAAGCCCACCAGCAAGATcaccgagatcgagatcaTCCAAAAGTTCATCGACAAGAAGTTTGATGTAAACGCCCGTGACTCCCTCTTGGGGATGACGCCCCTGATGCATGCGAGCTCAAGCTGTAACACGGATGCTATGAAGGCGTTAATCGACAGCGGAGCTGACGTCAACGCCTTGGATCATGAGGGACTGAGCGCCCTTTCTCGAGTCGGTGAAATGGCCGAAGGATCCGCCATCCTTGGACTATGCGACGCCGGAGAGATGCTCCTCGACGCGGGGGCATCGATGAAAGACTCGACGGAAGATCTGACACCTCTGAACATCATCTGTGCCCGGCGCTGCGAGCCCTACTTCAGTCGTGATTGGGACCACCAGCACGCCAATTTCGCCGCGCTCCTCATTGAGCGTGGCGCTGACCCAAACGACAAGGGCGTAACCCTGCACCGCCCATTCACCGAGGCCGTTGTGAACGGCAACTTGAGTCTTGCCCAAGCAATTCTTGAGAATGGTGGTCGGCCGGAGAAGGGtgaccttgaggatctgCTTGACAAGTCAGTACAGGACCCGTATGACGACGGGAAAACCGAGTTTATACTGAGCATGGATTATGCCCAGTATGGCATCACAAGGCCTTCGGATGCCTTCCTGGTGCGCCTCCTCAAGCTGTCACTGGAGGAGCAACTCTGGACGCGGGCTGCTGATCTGATGAAGGCGGTGCCTACGCCGAGGGAAATGCGAAAGGGGCTGATCTTCCGCTGCTTGAAGGACCAGTCACCAACCGCGGATGAGCCTTCTGCGCTTATCCAGGTGCTACTAGACCAAGGGCAAGACCCAAATGAGCTTTTCGAGGACGAGCCGCCGCTGTATTACAGTCTCAAGTCGGGTTCCTTCTGGCGCACAACTCCGGTGCTGGTCAACGGTGGAGCGGACGTTCACATGGCCACCAAAGCCATGCCTGACGGTGCATTCATGTACACCATCACTCATGGCTACCAGCCGCAAACCGTACAGATACTATCGAAACACCCGAATGTGCTGCGGGATAAACCAGAGCGGCTGCATCGGGAGTGCTGGTCATCTATGATCCGTTGGGTGCCCGGCATCTTGAAACCCACGAGGGCTCGCTATGTGCGAGCCATCGAGCCCAAGCTGAACTGGACCTTTGCGAGCCGACTGATCACAGCGGGCCTAAGAACCGATGTGAAGACGCTGGATGGCGTGGACGTCAAAGAAGTTGTGGAACTGGCGATTCCCAAGGGGGTTCCGATGGGAGTTGAGGGACGCAAAGTGCTGGACGCGCTTGATATTCCCTATGTGGAACCGACGATTCAGTCTGAAGATgaacaagatgaagacgataTAGAAGAAGACTATGAAGCTGGGGGAAGCGACGTGAGCGAGGACATTGATGACGACTCGAGTCTATcggagatggatgatggataTGACGGCTTCGGGCTGTTCCCACCATTCCCGGAAGACtctgatgaggatgaagactcGGAAGAGGGATGGCAGGACGATGACGGGGAGAGTGActttgatgacgatgacgacgacgggtTGATGCCGATTCCCGTACCCTTACTATTTGGATTCCTTATGTGA
- a CDS encoding Origin recognition complex subunit 2: protein MPRKKAVLEPGHPPAEAPRSLRKRSHQELDAIPESDLETTPSKRIRSSARYSPVANDDSDSQAEAFTANGTGSPAITSTESLKTDDDETPKPTPRRRGRPPKKAVNGETPTPKASRTALFQTPTKSAAFSLSAATPRAADRSARKKSARAFIEHVVGDNLTDEEDEGLARHIYDSSEDEEEGEDGISISADASAIDEAATPSKRTPKPRGRPKKTRSPSPPRDLPPHELYFAHNKPGRPKTSNNTLGSLSLLTHDEYFTIIRENKDHHEADIEYLESLHAESFPQWSFELSQGFNLCLYGYGSKRRLLHKLAGHLHARSRRDKGDKIVIINGYAPTTTMREILSTVGTAIDPSQRIPLAQPSIMVQAVLSHLANSSMTLTLIVNSIDAAPLRKPASQAALAQLAAHPRIRLICSADTPDFALLWDIGVRSALNLVFHDCTTFAAYTAELDVVDEVHELLGRNAHRVNGREGVAFVLRSLPENAKNLFRLLVGEVLIAMEEEGEGGDEPTGVEYRMVYNKAVEEFICSSEMAFRTLLKEFHDHQIIKSITDALGTELLSLPFRKDELEAILEDLMS from the exons ATGCCACGGAAAAAGGCTGTTCTCGAGCCAGGCCACCCCCCGGCAGAAGCACCACGATCTCTGCGAAAACGAAGTCACCAGGAGCTCGATGCAATCCCAGAATCAGACCTCGAAACGACGCCCTCGAAGCGCATACGAAGCTCAGCTCGATACTCCCCGGTAGCCAACGATGATTCTGACAGCCAAGCTGAGGCCTTCACTGCGAATGGCACTGGAAGCCCTGCAATTACTAGCACTGAATCATTAAAGaccgacgatgacgagaccCCTAAACCCACTCCCCGACGTCGAGGTCGACCCCCGAAGAAGGCCGTGAATGGAGAAACTCCCACACCGAAAGCGAGCCGCACTGCTCTCTTCCAGACCCCTACTAAGTCTGCGGCCTTTTCTTTGAGTGCTGCCACCCCTCGGGCGGCAGATCGATCcgcaaggaagaagagcgcAAGGGCCTTCATAGAACATGTGGTGGGCGATAACCTCacggatgaggaagacgaagGACTCGCGAGGCATATCTACGATTCgagcgaggatgaggaagaaggcgaggatgGCATTTCGATTTCCGCAGATGCATCGGCCATAGACGAAGCTGCGACACCATCAAAGAGGACCCCAAAGCCAAGGGGGCGACCCAAGAAGACCAGATCTCCCAGTCCGCCTCGAGACTTGCCTCCTCACGAACTATACTTTGCTCACAACAAGCCCGGAAGGCCAAAGACGTCGAACAATACCCTCGGATCGCTCTCTTTGCTCACTCACGACGAGTACTTTACGATAATTAGGGAGAACAAAGACCACCATGAAGCCGATATCGAGTACCTGGAGAGTCTACATGCGGAATCCTTTCCACAATGGTCATTTGAGCTATCTCAAGGCTTCAATTTGTGCCTCTACGGTTATGGTTCGAAGCGGCGGTTATTACACAAGCTTGCAGGACATCTCCATGCTCGAAGCAGGCGGGACAAGGGAGACAAGATTGTCATAATCAACGGCTACgctccgacgacgacaatgcGCGAGATCCTTAGCACTGTCGGCACTGCTATCGACCCTTCTCAGCGCATCCCTCTTGCTCAGCCCTCCATCATGGTTCAAGCGGTTCTTtctcacctcgccaactcATCAATGACACTCACACTCATCGTCAACTCGATAGACGCAGCACCACTGCGCAAGCCTGCTTCTCAAGCTGCCCTTGCGCAGCTCGCCGCACATCCGCGAATCCGCCTGATCTGCTCTGCTGATACGCCCGACTTTGCGTTGCTTTGGGATATCGGCGTGCGCTCTGCCCTCAACCTGGTGTTCCATGATTGCACGACATTTGCAGCGTACACTGCTGAGCTCGACGTCGTTGACGAGGTTCATGAGCTGCTCGGCCGCAATGCCCACCGTGTTAATGGCCGTGAGGGTGTTGCGTTCGTCTTGCGCAGTTTGCCCGAGAATGCAAAGAATCTGTTCCGCCTGCTGGTGGGTGAggtcctcatcgccatggaagaagagggcgagggcggTGATGAACCCACAGGCGTGGAATACAGGATGGTGTACAACAAGGCGGTGGAGGAGTTTATCTGCAGTTCCGAGATGGCTTTCCGGACTCTGCTGAAGGA ATTCCACGACCACCAAATCATCAAGAGTATCACCGACGCCCTAGGAACAGAGTTGCTGAGTCTTCCGTTCCGGAAGGACGAGTTGGAAGCAATCTTGGAGGATCTCATGTCATAA